Proteins co-encoded in one Bacteroidota bacterium genomic window:
- a CDS encoding type I restriction enzyme HsdR N-terminal domain-containing protein → MDSGLKYPTFNVKIKHEGKKALVFDEVRKKWIVLTPEEWVRQHFINYIITAKEFPTSLLSIEKEIELNGTKRRYDAVVFNTAMQPVLLVECKSPDVALTEQTAEQALRYNLVMGVRYLVLTNGLQEIVIDTFGNKLKYLPDIPMYKELV, encoded by the coding sequence TTGGACTCAGGTTTAAAATATCCAACATTTAATGTTAAGATAAAGCACGAAGGAAAAAAGGCCTTGGTGTTCGATGAAGTCAGAAAGAAATGGATTGTTCTTACACCTGAAGAGTGGGTACGACAGCATTTTATTAATTATATAATTACAGCAAAGGAATTTCCCACCTCTCTTTTATCCATTGAGAAGGAGATTGAATTAAATGGTACAAAAAGAAGATATGATGCTGTAGTATTCAATACAGCAATGCAACCTGTTTTATTGGTGGAATGTAAGTCGCCCGATGTGGCATTAACAGAGCAAACTGCCGAGCAAGCTTTGCGATATAATTTGGTAATGGGCGTTCGTTATTTGGTACTCACAAATGGCTTGCAGGAAATAGTAATAGATACGTTTGGTAATAAACTAAAATACCTTCCCGACATACCAATGTATAAAGAACTCGTTTAG
- the dnaN gene encoding DNA polymerase III subunit beta → MNFVVSSITLLKHLKSVGGVLNTNNTIPILDCFLFEVSNGELTISASDMETTITTSLKVEASQGGSIAIPAKTLLDALSNLPEQPISFIIDNKKFSAKLKTETGDYTLTGHNGEEYPKMPKLDSQTSIVIKSDILASAINKTIFATGNDDLRPVMSGVYCQFTETNSIFVATDAHKLVRYTRNDAKAGASTSFIMPKKPLNVLKTLLAGVDDAVKVEFNKTNALFSFGNINLVCRLIDGKYPNYEAVIPKQNPNKLTIDRSSFLSAIKRVSVFANKATHQVRLKINGSQLIVSAEDLDFANEGHESLVCSYIGEDMEIGFNSKFLVEMVSNLESDEITIEMSAPNRAGIIVPSQKANPGEDVLMLVMPVMLNN, encoded by the coding sequence ATGAATTTTGTTGTATCATCTATCACTTTATTAAAACATTTAAAATCTGTTGGAGGCGTATTAAACACAAACAACACCATTCCTATTTTAGATTGCTTTTTGTTTGAAGTGAGTAATGGCGAATTAACCATCTCCGCTAGCGATATGGAAACTACCATTACCACAAGTTTGAAAGTGGAAGCTTCACAAGGTGGAAGTATTGCTATTCCTGCAAAAACATTATTAGATGCTTTATCTAATTTACCGGAACAACCTATTTCATTCATCATCGACAACAAAAAATTCTCAGCGAAATTAAAAACTGAAACAGGAGATTATACTTTAACCGGACATAACGGTGAAGAGTATCCTAAAATGCCAAAGTTAGATTCACAAACTTCTATCGTTATCAAAAGTGACATACTTGCTTCTGCAATCAATAAAACAATTTTCGCAACAGGAAACGATGATTTACGTCCCGTTATGAGTGGCGTATATTGTCAGTTTACCGAAACTAATTCCATCTTCGTTGCAACTGATGCTCACAAATTAGTTCGTTATACACGTAATGATGCAAAAGCCGGTGCTTCTACTTCTTTCATTATGCCAAAAAAACCATTGAATGTTTTAAAAACTTTATTGGCCGGTGTAGATGATGCAGTAAAAGTAGAATTTAACAAAACTAACGCTTTGTTCTCTTTTGGAAACATCAACTTAGTTTGTCGTTTAATCGACGGCAAATACCCGAACTACGAAGCTGTAATTCCAAAACAAAATCCGAATAAACTCACCATCGATCGTTCATCTTTCCTTAGTGCCATTAAACGCGTGAGTGTTTTCGCTAACAAAGCAACGCATCAGGTACGTTTAAAGATAAACGGAAGCCAATTAATTGTGTCTGCTGAAGATTTAGATTTCGCGAATGAAGGTCACGAAAGTTTAGTTTGCTCTTACATTGGCGAAGACATGGAAATCGGTTTCAATTCTAAATTTTTGGTTGAAATGGTAAGCAATTTGGAAAGTGATGAAATTACCATTGAAATGAGCGCGCCAAACCGTGCAGGAATTATCGTACCGTCACAAAAAGCAAATCCGGGTGAAGATGTTTTAATGTTGGTAATGCCGGTAATGTTGAATAATTAA
- a CDS encoding DUF4340 domain-containing protein, with product MKNKSSLIVITALCVLCAISFWLYKNKTSDSTLNKEARDFAVKDTAAITKIFLADKEGRKVNLERKNNGWIVNGKYPARTDAISLLLYTMKMVDVKSPVSKSAREAVIKRMATSSIKVEIYEDDELIKQYYVGHESMDNDGSYMILTDLSSGENYDEPYLTFIPGFTGFLGPRYITDETDWRDRMILNYIPPNIKQIKLELTENPDSSFVINLKSTTQFELNKLNGQPITFDETKMKQYLAYFQNVSYEKLLTEYNKKLCDSLRSSVPYIKLSITDTKNETKIFNFHHKNSSFEINKKYGIDYKYDPDRFFLTYDNNKEVALVQYYVFGKILPTYAYFLPKNSVKK from the coding sequence ATGAAGAATAAGTCTTCTTTAATTGTCATTACTGCGCTCTGTGTTTTGTGCGCCATTTCCTTCTGGTTATATAAAAACAAAACCTCGGATTCAACCCTTAATAAAGAAGCACGTGATTTTGCCGTAAAAGACACAGCAGCAATTACGAAAATATTTTTAGCTGATAAGGAAGGTAGAAAAGTAAACTTAGAAAGAAAAAATAACGGATGGATTGTTAACGGTAAATATCCGGCCAGAACCGATGCTATCAGCCTTTTATTGTACACCATGAAAATGGTAGATGTAAAATCGCCGGTATCAAAATCGGCACGTGAAGCCGTGATAAAGCGAATGGCCACCAGTTCCATTAAAGTGGAAATTTATGAAGACGATGAGCTAATCAAACAATATTATGTCGGACATGAAAGCATGGATAATGATGGCAGTTATATGATTTTAACCGATCTAAGTTCGGGTGAAAATTATGATGAACCTTACCTCACGTTCATTCCGGGATTTACTGGTTTTCTGGGACCTAGATATATCACTGACGAAACCGATTGGCGCGACCGTATGATACTTAATTACATACCGCCGAACATCAAACAAATTAAATTAGAACTCACAGAAAATCCCGATTCATCCTTTGTGATTAATCTGAAAAGCACTACGCAATTTGAGTTAAATAAATTAAACGGACAACCAATCACATTTGACGAAACCAAGATGAAACAGTACCTCGCCTATTTTCAAAATGTGAGTTACGAAAAACTTCTAACTGAGTACAACAAAAAATTGTGCGATTCATTACGCTCGTCGGTGCCCTACATAAAACTGAGTATTACCGATACAAAAAACGAAACCAAAATATTTAACTTTCACCATAAAAATTCAAGTTTCGAGATTAATAAGAAATACGGCATCGATTACAAATACGATCCGGATAGATTTTTCCTGACTTACGATAATAACAAGGAAGTAGCCCTGGTACAATACTATGTATTCGGAAAAATACTGCCCACTTACGCCTATTTCCTCCCTAAAAACTCTGTTAAAAAGTAG
- a CDS encoding T9SS type A sorting domain-containing protein gives MNFKIKFLLSLFLLTGFFVNAQTGVTVIDSIYSNGIYRTYRLYRPTIYTGATSVPLILNLHGYTSTSFQQQFYGNFMPIADTANFLVVHPQGTKDGSNQPYWNAGISTIGANDLLFLSQLIDSLKATYNIDNNCVYSTGMSNGGFMSNYLACNLSNKIAAIAGVTGTIFTNWFSSCNPGRPVPVMHIHGTADPTVPYAGNSTMIAADTLVKMWRVKNNCNSVPSFSNVPNINTTDGCTAEHYIYTGGNSGSSVEFYKIIGGGHTWPGAAFTTGVTNQDFNASVQIWRFFRKYKLNTLTSVNEIANSRNDVMVFPNPSSDFIQIVSDEKLNYELFDVSGKRISINEINANTIDISKLENGIYFLSLSNNSFKEIRKIVKVN, from the coding sequence ATGAACTTTAAAATAAAATTCCTCTTAAGCCTGTTTCTTCTAACAGGCTTTTTTGTTAACGCGCAAACTGGCGTAACTGTTATTGATAGTATTTATTCCAATGGTATTTACCGTACTTATCGTTTATACAGACCAACAATTTACACAGGTGCTACATCAGTTCCGCTGATTTTAAATTTACACGGATACACTTCCACTTCCTTTCAACAACAATTTTACGGCAACTTTATGCCTATAGCTGATACGGCCAATTTTTTAGTTGTACATCCGCAAGGAACTAAAGACGGCAGCAATCAACCCTACTGGAATGCAGGTATCAGCACTATTGGAGCCAACGATCTTTTGTTTTTAAGTCAACTCATTGATTCTTTAAAAGCAACTTACAACATCGACAACAACTGTGTCTACTCAACTGGTATGAGTAATGGTGGCTTTATGAGTAATTATTTAGCGTGTAATCTCAGTAATAAAATTGCAGCCATTGCAGGCGTAACCGGTACCATTTTCACAAACTGGTTTTCGAGTTGTAATCCGGGCCGACCGGTTCCTGTTATGCATATTCATGGCACTGCCGATCCTACTGTGCCTTATGCTGGAAACAGTACCATGATTGCGGCAGATACATTGGTAAAAATGTGGCGCGTTAAAAACAATTGTAATTCAGTGCCTTCGTTTAGTAATGTACCAAACATCAATACAACCGACGGATGTACAGCTGAGCATTACATCTACACTGGCGGCAATAGCGGCTCGAGTGTTGAATTTTATAAAATAATAGGTGGCGGACATACCTGGCCGGGCGCGGCGTTTACTACGGGTGTAACGAATCAGGATTTTAATGCCTCTGTTCAGATTTGGCGATTCTTCAGAAAATACAAACTAAATACACTCACTTCTGTCAATGAAATTGCTAATTCAAGAAATGATGTGATGGTTTTTCCAAATCCATCGTCAGACTTTATTCAAATAGTAAGTGATGAAAAATTAAACTATGAATTGTTTGATGTAAGCGGAAAAAGAATCTCCATTAATGAAATTAACGCTAACACCATCGATATTTCTAAATTGGAGAATGGAATTTATTTTCTTTCTCTCTCCAATAATTCCTTTAAGGAAATCAGAAAAATTGTGAAGGTGAACTAA
- the meaB gene encoding methylmalonyl Co-A mutase-associated GTPase MeaB yields the protein MYDLSNPTNTPEYYINGILSGDITVLSRAITLIESTKAEHQELGGKVIDGIMHKTGQSFRLGITGVPGVGKSTFIESFGLHLVNNGHRLAVLAIDPSSQKSKGSILGDKTRMEKLSVHANAFIRPSPSSGTLGGVTKNTFETILLCEAAGFDFIIVETVGVGQSEIAVSQMTDFFLLLMLAGAGDELQGIKRGIMEMADALLITKADGNNLQKAKNAKTEYAHALHLFPPSESGWIPKVEICSSIQNEGIKEALQIIESYKNLSITNGYFSLKRKQQLSDWLHYSISEQLKEKFYNHPSIKEELKNIEKNLDSGKINPYRIASELISKWKN from the coding sequence ATTTACGATTTGAGTAATCCAACAAATACTCCCGAGTATTACATCAACGGAATTCTCTCCGGCGATATCACCGTTCTAAGCCGTGCCATTACGCTTATTGAATCGACAAAAGCGGAACATCAGGAATTAGGCGGAAAGGTGATAGACGGCATCATGCACAAAACCGGACAATCCTTTCGTTTAGGAATTACCGGCGTACCGGGTGTAGGAAAAAGTACCTTTATAGAAAGTTTCGGTTTACACTTAGTAAATAACGGTCACCGCCTTGCTGTTTTAGCCATCGACCCAAGCAGCCAGAAAAGTAAAGGGAGTATTTTAGGCGATAAAACACGCATGGAAAAACTCTCTGTTCATGCGAATGCTTTTATTCGTCCTTCACCCAGCAGCGGAACTTTAGGTGGCGTTACCAAAAATACATTTGAAACCATTTTGCTTTGCGAAGCGGCCGGATTTGATTTTATCATTGTAGAAACGGTGGGAGTTGGTCAAAGTGAAATTGCCGTTAGCCAGATGACGGATTTCTTTTTATTACTGATGTTAGCAGGTGCCGGCGATGAATTGCAAGGTATTAAACGCGGCATCATGGAAATGGCCGATGCACTTCTAATTACCAAAGCCGACGGAAACAATTTACAAAAAGCTAAAAACGCGAAAACAGAATACGCGCACGCCTTACATTTATTTCCACCCTCAGAAAGCGGATGGATTCCGAAAGTGGAAATCTGCTCCAGTATACAAAATGAAGGCATCAAAGAAGCTTTACAAATCATTGAATCCTATAAAAACTTAAGTATTACGAACGGTTACTTTTCATTGAAGCGTAAACAACAATTAAGTGATTGGCTACACTACAGCATCAGCGAGCAATTGAAAGAAAAATTCTACAATCATCCTTCCATCAAAGAAGAATTAAAGAATATTGAAAAGAATTTAGACAGCGGAAAAATTAATCCGTATCGCATCGCTTCCGAGTTAATTTCCAAATGGAAAAACTAA
- a CDS encoding AMP nucleosidase, whose amino-acid sequence MKSKEEIVNNWLPRYTGVPLEEFGQYILLVNFSNYVHMFAQMNNVEVRGLDRPMSSATANNITIINFGMGSASAATIMDLLSAIQPKAVLFLGKCGGLKKKNQIGDLILPIAAIRGEGTSDDYFPSEVPALPSFNLQKAISYTIRISDRDYWTGTVYTTNRRVWEHDDNFKEYLRQLRAMAIDMETATIFTVGFHNEIPTGALLLVTDQPMIPEGVKTEQSDKKVTDGFVNEHLRIGIESLKELQNKGISVKHLRFE is encoded by the coding sequence ATGAAAAGCAAAGAAGAGATTGTAAATAATTGGTTGCCTCGTTACACAGGTGTGCCTTTAGAAGAATTTGGTCAATACATTTTATTGGTAAATTTCAGCAATTACGTGCATATGTTTGCACAAATGAATAATGTGGAAGTACGCGGACTAGACCGACCTATGAGCAGTGCCACAGCCAATAACATCACTATCATTAATTTTGGAATGGGAAGCGCGAGTGCGGCAACCATTATGGATTTATTGAGCGCCATACAACCTAAAGCCGTTTTGTTTTTAGGCAAATGCGGCGGACTTAAAAAGAAAAATCAAATAGGTGATTTAATTTTACCGATTGCTGCGATACGAGGAGAAGGAACCAGTGATGATTATTTTCCGAGTGAAGTACCTGCCCTACCTTCCTTTAATTTACAAAAAGCAATTTCTTACACCATTCGCATCAGTGATCGTGATTACTGGACCGGAACTGTATACACCACCAATCGCAGGGTGTGGGAACATGACGATAACTTCAAAGAGTATTTACGTCAATTAAGAGCAATGGCGATTGATATGGAAACTGCTACCATTTTCACCGTTGGTTTTCATAATGAAATTCCAACAGGGGCTCTCTTATTGGTAACCGATCAACCCATGATTCCTGAAGGAGTTAAAACTGAACAGAGCGATAAAAAAGTAACCGATGGATTCGTGAACGAACATTTACGCATCGGCATCGAATCACTGAAAGAATTACAAAACAAAGGTATCTCTGTAAAACATTTACGATTTGAGTAA
- a CDS encoding CotH kinase family protein, protein MMKRILLLSFLAVLINVAKSQVVINEICYTNPGLAITDGYGNASDYIELYNATPGLPVNMANYYLTNDINNLYKWKIPSTITIPSFSFQVFFCTGLNKTDPTGYIHTNFDIEQCKNQWVLLTRSPGVIVDSFFVRRTKPGDNWGRYPDYVSITNQSWKLLNGASTAITSFSTTNAAYPAASAYIAYAPVPTFSTNPGFTPPASGQYDLYIADTVNFQINYTQGFCGQIGGSIPCTTLTGCVGTTSTATTYTYVNGIDVIPAIGMTNVITAITIPKGTYSLSYLPSFAETNTYFDGADLGGSPGFGLLSTVVDTIFFRTAAPSTIHVEYFDKNKFYSEAGGGAVQPPNDGWLNAQRGFDVSFDDRTGYGCSLKGNVYNDATFGVSTRTVFTSFEVSAAGKDNFSAMTPTASTNPPPKGAHMRDAFAQTYAMKYKLNLDGMHYKPIRTFVNGCYWGIYEFREIPDEEYLEHYYGIPKDSSDILRQHVVGSIFNGSDTGWVTTPMTGPSANNDGLFNYVKTFPVFNNPSPYYNNTMARLSQFSFMDHFIYNSYLVNTDLTSLNTTWWRKRNNGLTAPIAGADTLMKWRYFMWDMNNILGLRVAPSTYTISGTAPMMTSPCVFTSTIFPTNPNTYTTVTSSYTGHTLMLNRLLLNAKFKNDYLNRYQDLLNTVLSCNKMLAHYTYFRNMFNAEIPNHCAFPNWNVQQPDWDFNMDTLRERITQRCTKADSLLSKCLNLAGPYTLNIDVKPSGAGTVDLNSLHLTSFVWSGDYYQTKTAPYMYTYLEAYPVDTSVYVFDHWEFTSSTNSTTAVPGDKNSNNYLFKDSLSFVLTEGDFVTAVFADKRTDVIFPTGFTPNGDGQNETFSPLGAAARFSQNYELRIWNRWGQEVFRSTDWSLGWDGNYNGQLAQTGVYAYLLTYKNVLGEDKIVKGNVTLIR, encoded by the coding sequence ATGATGAAAAGAATACTTCTTTTATCCTTTTTGGCCGTGCTTATCAATGTAGCCAAGTCACAAGTTGTTATCAATGAGATCTGTTATACGAACCCTGGTCTTGCCATTACAGATGGTTATGGTAATGCTTCCGATTATATAGAGTTATACAACGCAACACCTGGATTGCCGGTGAACATGGCAAACTATTATTTAACCAATGACATTAACAATCTTTACAAGTGGAAAATCCCTTCAACCATTACTATTCCTTCTTTTAGCTTTCAAGTATTCTTCTGTACCGGATTAAACAAAACAGATCCTACCGGATACATACATACTAATTTTGACATTGAACAGTGTAAAAATCAATGGGTCTTGTTAACCCGCTCTCCGGGTGTAATTGTGGATTCGTTTTTTGTTCGTCGTACCAAACCGGGTGACAATTGGGGAAGATATCCGGATTACGTTTCAATCACTAATCAATCTTGGAAATTATTAAATGGTGCTAGTACAGCTATCACCTCTTTCTCAACTACAAACGCAGCATATCCTGCTGCCAGTGCTTATATCGCTTACGCTCCTGTTCCAACCTTCTCAACAAATCCCGGCTTTACGCCTCCTGCATCCGGACAATATGATTTATACATTGCAGACACAGTCAATTTTCAAATCAACTATACCCAAGGTTTTTGCGGACAAATAGGAGGTTCTATTCCCTGCACAACATTAACAGGATGTGTTGGTACAACGAGTACTGCAACAACTTATACCTATGTGAATGGAATTGATGTAATACCTGCAATTGGTATGACCAATGTAATTACAGCTATCACTATTCCTAAAGGCACTTACTCATTAAGCTATTTGCCGAGTTTTGCCGAAACCAATACGTATTTCGACGGAGCCGATTTAGGAGGTTCTCCCGGATTTGGCTTACTCTCAACGGTTGTTGATACAATTTTCTTCAGAACAGCTGCACCTTCAACCATTCATGTGGAATATTTTGACAAAAATAAATTTTATTCTGAAGCCGGTGGTGGTGCCGTTCAACCGCCAAATGACGGATGGTTAAATGCTCAACGTGGATTTGATGTTAGCTTTGATGATAGAACAGGTTACGGTTGCTCTTTGAAAGGAAATGTATATAACGACGCAACCTTTGGTGTAAGTACACGAACTGTATTCACCAGCTTTGAAGTAAGTGCGGCAGGAAAAGATAACTTTTCTGCAATGACTCCTACTGCCTCTACCAATCCACCACCAAAAGGAGCACATATGCGTGATGCCTTTGCGCAAACCTATGCTATGAAGTACAAGTTAAATCTGGATGGTATGCACTATAAACCTATCCGTACTTTCGTGAATGGTTGTTATTGGGGTATCTATGAATTCCGTGAAATTCCTGATGAAGAATATTTAGAACATTACTATGGCATTCCAAAAGATTCTAGTGATATTTTACGTCAGCATGTTGTAGGCTCTATCTTTAATGGTTCTGACACAGGATGGGTAACAACACCTATGACCGGACCATCCGCTAACAACGATGGATTATTTAATTATGTAAAAACATTCCCTGTATTTAATAATCCAAGCCCTTATTATAACAATACCATGGCACGTTTAAGTCAATTTAGCTTCATGGATCACTTTATTTACAATAGTTATTTAGTGAATACCGACTTGACAAGCTTAAATACTACCTGGTGGAGAAAACGTAATAATGGTTTAACTGCACCAATTGCAGGCGCAGATACTCTCATGAAATGGCGTTATTTTATGTGGGATATGAATAACATTTTAGGATTGCGTGTTGCTCCTTCAACTTATACCATTTCAGGCACCGCTCCTATGATGACATCACCTTGCGTGTTTACTTCAACGATTTTTCCTACCAATCCTAACACCTACACAACAGTTACATCCAGTTATACCGGTCATACTTTAATGTTGAACCGTTTGTTACTGAATGCGAAATTCAAGAATGATTATTTGAATCGATATCAGGATTTACTGAACACGGTTTTAAGTTGTAATAAAATGCTCGCGCATTATACTTACTTCAGGAATATGTTTAATGCAGAAATACCAAACCATTGTGCATTTCCTAATTGGAATGTTCAGCAACCGGATTGGGATTTTAACATGGATACATTGCGTGAGCGAATTACACAACGTTGTACAAAAGCCGACTCCTTACTTTCTAAATGTTTGAATCTTGCCGGCCCTTATACTTTGAATATCGACGTAAAACCTTCAGGTGCAGGAACAGTTGATTTAAACAGTTTGCATTTAACTTCATTTGTTTGGAGCGGAGATTATTATCAAACCAAAACAGCACCTTATATGTATACTTACCTAGAGGCTTATCCTGTTGATACAAGTGTTTATGTTTTCGATCACTGGGAATTTACAAGCAGTACAAATAGTACAACGGCTGTCCCTGGAGATAAAAACAGTAATAATTACTTATTTAAAGATTCTTTATCCTTTGTTTTAACAGAGGGTGATTTTGTTACAGCCGTTTTTGCCGATAAGCGAACGGATGTTATTTTCCCAACCGGATTTACACCAAATGGTGACGGACAAAACGAAACATTCTCTCCATTAGGTGCTGCTGCTCGATTCTCTCAGAATTATGAATTACGCATTTGGAACCGTTGGGGTCAAGAAGTGTTCCGCTCTACCGATTGGAGTTTAGGTTGGGATGGTAATTATAACGGTCAGCTTGCACAGACAGGCGTATACGCTTACCTTCTAACGTATAAAAATGTACTCGGAGAAGATAAAATAGTTAAAGGTAACGTAACACTAATCAGGTAA
- a CDS encoding PorP/SprF family type IX secretion system membrane protein encodes MKRIIIISCLTLSVFTSKVNAQDVHMAQIQESPLYINPANTGFFAGYYRVIAGYRNQWASMGSPYQTMALSVDGGLFRNRHKSAFLGIGLNLFNDRAGSANIQNTIANLNLSAILKLNSKSAFSAGIYGGISMNNANYAKLTYATQYNGTEIDPTRPTGESVAYQSFTASDLGAGLAYEFVTDKKRNDRDYITSLRIGVAAYHLNRAKQEFGNSQIDPNTGAPYAEPYRLPTRYVGSATLRYDVPNSKVTVNPTVIYMIQGPATEINAGTFIKYRFKNGTKVTGEKVENSFGVGLFYRVNDAIIPQILLDMGNYAIGLSYDANISGYRKASRTVGGFEIMLRYNKLADALFNKRSEYTKRN; translated from the coding sequence ATGAAAAGAATAATAATAATTTCCTGTTTAACCCTTTCCGTGTTTACTTCCAAAGTAAATGCTCAGGATGTGCACATGGCGCAAATTCAGGAATCGCCTCTATACATTAATCCTGCCAATACAGGTTTCTTTGCAGGTTATTACAGGGTTATTGCCGGCTATCGTAATCAATGGGCTTCAATGGGCAGTCCGTATCAAACAATGGCATTATCGGTTGATGGTGGTTTATTTCGTAATCGTCATAAATCGGCCTTTTTAGGAATTGGATTAAACCTTTTTAACGATCGCGCAGGTTCTGCTAATATTCAAAATACGATTGCGAATTTAAATTTAAGTGCTATTCTTAAATTAAACTCGAAAAGTGCATTCTCTGCCGGAATCTATGGTGGTATTTCCATGAATAACGCCAACTACGCTAAATTAACTTACGCAACTCAATATAACGGAACAGAAATTGATCCTACCCGCCCTACCGGCGAAAGTGTGGCGTACCAATCTTTCACCGCCTCCGATTTGGGAGCAGGTTTAGCGTATGAGTTTGTTACCGATAAAAAAAGAAATGACCGTGATTATATCACCAGTTTAAGAATCGGTGTGGCGGCGTATCACTTAAACCGTGCTAAACAGGAATTTGGTAACTCACAAATTGATCCAAACACAGGTGCGCCTTATGCTGAGCCTTACCGTTTACCAACTCGTTATGTTGGTTCGGCCACTTTACGTTATGATGTTCCAAACAGTAAGGTGACAGTTAATCCAACAGTGATTTACATGATTCAAGGACCGGCTACTGAAATTAATGCAGGTACTTTTATTAAATACCGCTTTAAAAACGGAACTAAAGTAACCGGTGAAAAAGTTGAGAATTCTTTTGGTGTAGGATTATTTTATCGTGTTAATGACGCTATTATTCCTCAGATCTTATTGGATATGGGTAATTATGCAATTGGTTTATCATACGATGCAAACATTTCAGGTTACCGAAAAGCTTCAAGAACAGTTGGAGGATTTGAAATAATGTTACGTTATAACAAATTAGCAGACGCGTTATTTAATAAACGCAGTGAGTACACTAAGAGAAATTAA